Proteins encoded within one genomic window of Candidatus Binatia bacterium:
- the vapC gene encoding ribonuclease VapC translates to MVIDTSALLAIFQNEPERRVFNEAIENAASCVMSAATFVETSIVIEARYGAEGLRYLDLFLSKAGIELVAVDGQQAHVARHAYFRFGKGRHAAGLNFGDCFSYALAKVLDVPLLYKGADFARTDIRAVATSVST, encoded by the coding sequence ATGGTGATCGACACTTCGGCGCTCCTGGCGATTTTCCAGAACGAGCCCGAACGGCGGGTGTTCAACGAGGCGATCGAGAATGCTGCGAGTTGCGTCATGTCTGCCGCGACTTTCGTGGAGACCTCGATCGTCATCGAGGCGAGGTACGGCGCAGAAGGGCTGCGATACCTGGACCTGTTCCTTTCGAAGGCGGGGATCGAGCTCGTTGCCGTGGACGGCCAGCAGGCCCACGTAGCACGGCACGCGTACTTCCGGTTCGGAAAAGGACGGCATGCTGCGGGGTTGAACTTCGGGGATTGCTTTTCCTACGCACTGGCCAAAGTCCTCGACGTTCCGCTGCTGTACAAGGGCGCCGACTTCGCACGCACGGACATCCGTGCCGTCGCAACATCTGTCTCGACGTGA
- a CDS encoding antitoxin VapB30, which yields MALNIRNPEAERLAAAVAKLAGETKTEAVIRSLRERLARLRRERAQRRLADELDEIALECAALPVRDRRPADDIIGYDERGLPR from the coding sequence GTGGCGTTGAACATCAGGAATCCAGAGGCGGAGCGACTGGCGGCGGCGGTTGCGAAACTCGCAGGCGAAACGAAGACCGAGGCGGTGATTCGCTCCCTGAGGGAGCGGTTAGCGCGGCTGCGTCGCGAGCGGGCGCAGCGGCGTCTGGCCGATGAGCTCGACGAGATCGCGCTGGAGTGTGCCGCGCTCCCGGTGCGGGATCGACGGCCGGCGGACGACATCATCGGCTACGACGAGAGAGGCCTTCCACGCTGA
- a CDS encoding 6-aminohexanoate-cyclic-dimer hydrolase has translation MSDELAFLDATAQADLVRRGEVSPAELVDRAIERIEKLDPQLNAVITPLFEKARKQARDPNLPRGPFRGVPFLLKDLVCQSAGDPYHCGMKVLRERGWISDHDTYLAARFRAAGFVFLGKTNVPELGPIPTTEPEAYGPTRNPWDTARSPLGSSGGSAAAVASGMVPVAHGNDGGGSIRIPASACGLVGLKPSRGRTSLGPDLGESWHGLVAEHVLARSVRDTAAILDAVAGPMPGDPYFAPPPARPFLLEVEAQPRPLRIGFWTEAPNRAVAVHPECKKAAESVATLLGSLGHRVEEAHPRALEEEEFQHHMATVVCCWTARDLDYWSGQLGRKLGPDDVEIYTWLVAERGKGIPASEYIASTQWFEAYSRRVAAWWEEGFDVLLTPTLAEPPPLLGDVKSTKENPDRGLVRGLPFVVFTAPFNVTGQPAISLPLHWTPEGLPVGVQFVAPYAREDLLLAIAGQLEKACPWKDRKPPVHA, from the coding sequence ATGTCCGACGAACTCGCTTTTCTCGACGCGACCGCGCAAGCCGACCTCGTCCGGCGCGGCGAAGTGTCGCCGGCCGAGCTCGTCGATCGCGCGATCGAACGAATCGAAAAGCTCGACCCGCAACTGAACGCCGTTATCACGCCGCTTTTCGAAAAGGCGAGAAAGCAGGCGCGCGACCCGAACCTCCCTCGGGGCCCCTTCCGGGGCGTTCCTTTTCTTCTCAAGGATCTCGTTTGCCAGAGTGCCGGAGACCCTTACCACTGCGGCATGAAAGTCCTCAGGGAACGGGGCTGGATCTCCGACCACGACACGTACCTCGCGGCCAGGTTCCGGGCTGCGGGTTTCGTCTTCCTCGGAAAGACGAACGTGCCCGAGCTGGGCCCCATTCCGACGACGGAGCCCGAAGCTTACGGACCGACCCGCAATCCTTGGGACACGGCCCGCTCGCCCCTCGGCTCGAGCGGTGGCTCGGCGGCAGCCGTGGCCTCGGGGATGGTTCCCGTGGCGCACGGAAACGACGGCGGCGGATCGATCCGCATCCCGGCTTCGGCCTGTGGGCTCGTGGGCCTCAAGCCCTCGCGCGGGCGAACGTCGCTCGGCCCCGATCTCGGGGAATCCTGGCACGGGCTGGTCGCCGAGCACGTGCTCGCGCGTTCGGTGCGAGACACCGCCGCGATTCTCGACGCCGTCGCCGGTCCCATGCCCGGAGACCCCTACTTCGCTCCGCCCCCGGCCCGTCCTTTTCTCCTGGAAGTCGAAGCCCAGCCGCGTCCTCTCCGGATCGGATTCTGGACCGAAGCGCCGAATCGCGCGGTCGCCGTGCACCCGGAGTGCAAAAAGGCCGCGGAGTCCGTGGCCACCCTTCTCGGAAGCCTCGGCCACAGGGTCGAAGAAGCCCATCCCCGGGCTCTCGAGGAAGAGGAGTTCCAGCACCACATGGCCACCGTCGTCTGCTGCTGGACGGCGAGGGATCTCGACTACTGGAGCGGTCAGCTCGGGCGGAAGCTCGGCCCCGACGACGTCGAGATTTACACCTGGCTCGTGGCCGAACGCGGAAAGGGAATCCCGGCTTCCGAATACATCGCGAGCACGCAGTGGTTCGAAGCCTACAGCCGGCGTGTGGCCGCGTGGTGGGAGGAGGGGTTCGATGTTCTGCTGACGCCCACGCTCGCCGAACCGCCGCCGCTCCTCGGAGACGTGAAGTCCACGAAAGAAAACCCGGATCGGGGTCTCGTGCGGGGGCTGCCCTTCGTCGTCTTCACGGCGCCCTTCAACGTCACAGGGCAACCGGCGATCTCGCTGCCGCTCCACTGGACGCCCGAGGGTCTACCCGTGGGCGTGCAGTTCGTAGCACCCTACGCCCGGGAGGACCTCCTCCTCGCCATCGCCGGGCAGCTCGAAAAGGCGTGCCCCTGGAAGGACCGGAAGCCCCCGGTCCACGCTTGA
- a CDS encoding HNH endonuclease, which yields MPWSFRPRSKRKRPVDVESVIREARRARQESYRERSLAIHGWICAKCGREFDATNVHLLTVHHRDGNHNNNPPDGSNWENLCVYCHEDEHSRGLLADYLEGDD from the coding sequence ATGCCCTGGAGTTTTCGTCCGAGATCGAAACGAAAGCGTCCCGTCGACGTAGAAAGCGTCATCCGCGAGGCGCGCCGGGCGCGGCAGGAAAGCTACAGGGAACGGTCGCTCGCCATCCACGGGTGGATTTGCGCCAAGTGCGGCCGGGAGTTCGACGCCACGAACGTCCACCTGCTCACCGTCCACCACAGGGACGGAAACCACAACAACAACCCGCCGGACGGGAGCAACTGGGAGAACCTCTGCGTCTACTGCCACGAGGACGAGCACAGCCGCGGCCTGCTCGCCGACTATCTCGAGGGGGACGATTGA